The Candidatus Synechococcus calcipolaris G9 nucleotide sequence CCGGGGGGGCGGGATAATTACAAAGTGTGGGAAGAAGGGCATGTTCCCCAGGTTATTTTTGAATTTACCTCCCCTAGTACCCGCAATGAAGACACCGGCTTTAAGTACCAACTCTATGAACAATTGGGGGTTCAGGAATACTGGCTCTTTGATCCCAAAGCTGAATGGCTCACGGAACAACTGCAAGGGTATCACCTCATCCATGATCTCTATCGCCCCGTTGAACCCCAGGCCGAATCCGGTCGGTTCTATAGCCCAAGACTCAAGCTCTTCCTCAGGGCTGAGGGGAAACTCCTGGGATTTTATAACAGTGTTACTGGCGAAAAGCTTTTAACCCCTGGGGAATTAGCGACGGAACTGGATGCCGAAGTGACGCGGCGTTTAGAAGCAGAGGCACGGGCAGAGGAATTGGCACGCCTGCTCAAACGCTATCAGGAAAAATTTGGAGACCTACCGGAGAATGGCCATGCTAACGGATGAACAACATCGTCAAAAAATGCAGCAGCGCAAGCAGGTTCAAACCCAACGGTTAGCGGAGCGCACCCTGGAAAAAGGTCTCGTCATTGTGCATATGGGAAATGGCAAGGGCAAAACCACGGCGGCCCTGGGTATGGTGCTGCGGTCCTTGGGTCATGGCTATCGGGTTGCCATTATTCAGTTTATTAAGGGAGCCTGGGAACCTGCGGAGAAAGCGGCCTTGAGTCATTGGCCCGATCAACTGGTGTTCCATGCCATGGGGGAAGGCTTTACCTGGGAAACCCAAGACCGGCAGCGGGATATTGCAAATGCTGAGGCTGCTTGGGAACGGGCCCTCGACTATCTTTCCCAGCCGGACTATCGCTTAATCCTCCTGGATGAAGTGAATGTTGCCCTGAAGTTGGCCTATCTCTCCCCGGAAAAGGTTTTAGCTGGACTCAGGACAAAGCCGGAACAGACCC carries:
- a CDS encoding Uma2 family endonuclease, with the translated sequence MAIAPASVIHYPSRDGKPVAETYDHLYALLTTLEALKQYLQHERGTVLANQFLYYAQGYPRLRVAPDVMVIFGVEPGGRDNYKVWEEGHVPQVIFEFTSPSTRNEDTGFKYQLYEQLGVQEYWLFDPKAEWLTEQLQGYHLIHDLYRPVEPQAESGRFYSPRLKLFLRAEGKLLGFYNSVTGEKLLTPGELATELDAEVTRRLEAEARAEELARLLKRYQEKFGDLPENGHANG
- the cobO gene encoding cob(I)yrinic acid a,c-diamide adenosyltransferase; this translates as MLTDEQHRQKMQQRKQVQTQRLAERTLEKGLVIVHMGNGKGKTTAALGMVLRSLGHGYRVAIIQFIKGAWEPAEKAALSHWPDQLVFHAMGEGFTWETQDRQRDIANAEAAWERALDYLSQPDYRLILLDEVNVALKLAYLSPEKVLAGLRTKPEQTHVILTGRGAPPELVDAADLVTEMTLIKHPFREQGVKAQAGIEF